catttttttttacaggaaatatacaatttaaataagagtgaTGTAAACTTTAAATTGGTGGAATAGCAGTTGTTGTCAAATTGTAAATGGTTTTGcagattttatatactgcaaaaCATGTATCAGTAATGCCCATTTACACAAAAGCGCATTACTTTGTAGTTGTTTTTGGAAAACAAGCACAACAAGGTATAATAAAATACTGAACAAGCAATATTTCGTGTTTGATGCTGAGGGTGAGGAGGTCTGGTTACCTGCGTTCTGACTTTCTTTGCAGGATGGTAGTCCGTGAGCGCGAGGGACAGCGGGACGTCTTCCCCACTGACCAGAGCAAACAGCACACCTGGACTTGCTGATGGACGGATATTGATTAAGACATTCACAGCCCAGTCTCCTTCAGGAACACCTGAGACAAACAAAATCACAAGAGacatttaaacaaattcaatAAAGCTGTACTTGCTTACTGATTTGTACATGCTGCTGCAAACAGGAACTAGCACTATTACCAAACTCTTCTATCACACAGCCAGAGTTGCAGTTCCAAACATTGGTACAGTACTTGCACATTGAGACTGTAAATATTTCAAGTACCCTGATACACTGAACACCATGTGTGAAAAACTTCAAATACATACAAAggtaaaaacaaatgacaaatagCAAAACAAATCTACTTTTGCATTGGAAATATATAAGGTAAACTACACAAAACATTTAAAGGTTTAATGTAAAGGTTTAATCTATTGTCTGAAATATACAGCCTTACTATACATATGCCAGTCTGGCATAGTGGAAGTGATGTGTGTACGTGATCATTTTTACACCCAAGTGTTGGTCAATTTACAAGCAGGAATGACTACTGCAAAAGAAGTGAATGCCATCAGCAACTCAGTTTGAAAGGCTCTTCTGTCCGGTAAGGTATCAACAAGAGCAGTACAAATTTCTGAATCACTGCAACAGTATATGAATAATACTGCATTTGTaaaacatgtgtgtgtatatgaaaaatattttcaatattgaATATGAAGTAAATCATCCTTACACACCATCTAAAGCCAGCGTTTCATGATACACTATTTTTGGTAGTGTTTAAACTGTAAACTAACTAACTTAGTACACTATACCACTCATTCTCCCTTTTAAACACGCTTCTTTAGTTGAGACACTTACTATAACTAACATTCAACAGTGCGAATCCATTCCCAGGGTAGAATGAGCCACTTCCTGTGACAGAGAAGCACTGCATCTTCTCATTAAACTTAATGGTTTCCTGGATGGAAGTGTCTTCCCCATTCAGCCACGACCAGTCTCTAATGCAGCCGTCCAGGCGAGGAtttaactacaaaaaacaaaccgaAAACAGCTTTACTAGTGAACCGCTGTGACTTGAAAAACACGTACTCTGTAACCTTCCATAGGATAACATTTAAGGTATTACGTCTTCATAACAAAATCAAAATCACACAGAAACATTGCTTTTTACCCCAAATCGTCATTAGcctttaacaaaacatttaatttaggggcttgcAAGTCGTTTTAAGTTGTTTCTTTCTTAGTTGTAACAACCAAACTGCTGGATTTGgtgcaaaaatgtttttagattgtGGCCCATTGTGTCTGCTTGTCTGATCTGGCATGACTAACACCTCTTGGCTCACAGTGCTGACTGGATTATTGTAAAGTTCATTAGAAGCAGACAGTAATTCATGCGGATGCCACTTCATTCACTTTCTTCACATTTGCTGTTGTTTAATCAGATaaggtcaaaataaataaaataaaaaagcagctgcatgctaacaaaatgaaaagtgttttttcaatTAGGCGAGTAAAGGATTCTTTGAGGATTAAAACAGTATAGTATCAAAACAGCTCATTCTGGGAATCCATTTCCTATCAGCTTCTCCACACACTATCAGCAGAAATGCATTTTATCGTTCATCCTTCCATCAGCAGcaacaactttttgttttattcaggtCCAGTtatactaaatatttaaacaaaatgtgtactGTTCCTCAAGGAATTTAGGATATTAAACTAACAATGAAGCACCAAGATAGTCAACAATTTATGATTTTCAGAAATGTATACCTCAATGCATGATAACTTGACAAATTCAAGTGACTGGCATCATTGGGGGAATTCAGAACACCAGAGGCACAGAATCACTTACTGGGTTAACAAGTTCTTCCCCTTTGAAAGGCACTCCTCCCACAGTAAGATTGAGCTCATGTAACCCTTTTTTGAGAGAGAAGAGGTCTCCATTTACAGCAATCTTCATAACTGCTTCtctgttaattttaataattaaactcCTGCCCTGTTCTTCAACAGATACCTAAtgagaaagattaaaaaaaaagaaagtgtcaaTCAATCACACATTGGAAAACCCAATAATAGTATTAGTAACTCAATAATAGTACTGTATGTTGCCAAATGCAAAACTTTAACTTGTGCTTGTGCAAACTTGCATTGAaattcacaacaaacaaaaaaaacagcaaaccactTCTCATTTGCAacgtaacaaatgtattttagcaGATATTACTTGTGATTCATTTTGGGATAATCACATATCCAATCAATTTTATAACCCCattaacacactccagggtgttcctATATGGTCCCATATCCACAGGCCTAGGCTGTTTAACTGCACTCGTGCTTAAGAGCACCATATTTGACCACCATGGTGCTGCGTGTTGCTGCTTTCTTATAGCACTGAACGGAGTGGATAATTACCCTGTGCCACAGCCCGTTGTTCACAAGTGGCCCGCTGCTGGTCACTCTCCTGACCTCTCCGTATTtcagctgcagctccagcttgCCTTGGTTGATTGCCAGCACAATCCAAGAGCTGTTCAGATGGCCACCAGTGAAGAAGATGACGCCCTCTGAATCAAACGTCCTGAAGTCAAATTCTGCTGTGAAACTAAATGAAACGAAACACATGGGTCAGGTTTTTCTTTATGGAAAAGGAACTGGCTCCACAGGCGTAGCGCCATGTTTATAATGTAAACAGAGACAGTGGAAAACCATAAACCCTTCCTCTTGCAGTATGAACCACATAAAGTCTGTCTATTCAAACTCTACTGGAACAACATttggccttttttattatttactctgCTACTCATGAAGGTATGGTTAAAAAAGTCAGAGTGCTAAATCAAAGATAACAATGTGTGAAAACTCAGGTCTCTCCTAGAGGTGATGTTAATGGATCTTCTGTTCCTAATTCTTGGTCCTAAAAGTGTTCATATTACCTACttacctttgttttctttatagttcCACATATGCCCCTTTCACATTGAAAAAAACTTTACACTTCTATGTACACAAATCAAGTAGAAGCAGGCATTCAGTTAAAGTACTGTGTGATGATTTGGAGGAAAGCCTTTTAACTTTATTAAAGCTGAGAAGTGTATTGTACATGTATGTGAAGAGTGTGTGAATAATAATTGTTACGTCAAGCATGCACAGTTAGGGTTTAATTGACTCAGTCATTGATATTGTCAAAGCTTAGATCGCTGCACTGTTAAGTTTCACAATCCATTTCAGCAAAACAAATTGTCTTCTCAGTTTCTCACCCAATGTGCTGCTTTCTTCGAAAACGTAGCCGTATCACAGGAGCACCACTAAACATCCTTCCCAGGTAGAGCGATTTAACACTCCTCCGTGTGTTAAGAGAGACACAAGGCTCAATGCTctatgaaaagaaagaaagaaagaaagcactgACTTCACTGGGTTCAGTTGTATCTTAATAGTTatactgtaccccccccccccttataaaagtttaccacagtattttgcacttttaccatgctttcccgtTACCAtattgtgctttaaaatgcttccctatgctttattacactttgtcaAACTGCTTACTTCATCCTCATTATACTGTGATTATATTAACACGTGTCACAAACAAAGACAGTATAATATTAAAGACTGCTGTAGTACTTTAACAATACTGGAAGCCACAGCTTAGATTTCTTTTGAAACCACccatgtatttgtgtatttgagACATGTATTTGTGGTACTAAAGcctataattataattatatatatatatatatatatatatatatatatatatatatatatatatatatatattatatatatatatatatatatataattttttaaaagtatgGATTCATGGTTTGGTAGATAATACTTGAGCTATGAACAGTAAAAGCTTTTTGTAACACATGCTTCCTAGAAAGGAAAAGGGCAGCTTGGCCTCCAAACAGTCAAAAGCAGCTTATCACAAAACCGCAGTACATATTTGCACAAGACTTCAACACCCAGTGAAACAAATCTGTCCTCCCACACAAGCACTGTATATCTCTACATTTTATTAAGACGACCTAGAAACTTAGAAGCATTTTAATGAGCATACTGGGACTTATGCACAGCTTTAACtcaatttttttaagttttgattAAGTTTGATACCCATTagcttttctgttttctgttgctGGTTTCTACACGTTTCAAGCAaaccaaacatttttaatttataaaaaagtaACTAAGCTATATACAGATAACTGAGGCACtaggttgtttttttgtagaaATACAGTTGCCCTTTAGATGACAGGAAGGGTTAAATTACCTCACAGCTGGTCAGATCTGCAGCTAGTTTCACTCCGTTCCTCCCATTGCAGTAGCACTGATAACTTCCTAGCGTATTCACACAGAACCCTGCACATGGCTTTGATTCACATTCGTCAACATCTACAACCACAAAACACATGTGCTGTTAAGAAAATGCACAGCTGACAAGTAACCCAAGTGtctattttccattttttatgttacaattttcacaccataaaaaaaaatctaaagcatAAGTCACCTTGTAAGAAACAAGAAAGTATTGGTTTTACACTTCAAGTTGCAACCCACGATCACCGCGGTATGCTGCAACATTCCTCAGCTGCTAGATCTTGCCCATGCTAGAGCTTCACTCTTAGATTGTTTCTTCTACTTTTTTCAAAGGAATGCAAAGCAGCTTTAGGAGTACTTGTACAGAAAGCACAATCATTCTTCAGGACCTTTGTTAGAGTCAGCTGTATTTGTAAGAGTATGCTGGCTTAacatagttttctttttaataagaaaatacttACCAAGGCAGGACTTTGTAATGTTATCGTAGACGTACCCTCCATCACAAAGGCATTCAAAAGACCCAATTGAATTTAGGCATTGGGCAGTTCCGCAGACATCTGGACTCACTGTGCATTCGTCGGTATCTGAATAAAAGGAATTCACTGGTAGGTTTCAATGTATAGATGTCTACAGGATTCATTTGTTGTCCCCTTTTATGTTAATTTGACATACCGATCACATACCACACACCCTTATTTCTGaacaaaactttaaaagaaagTTATAATTCCGACACTGAAACTCTAATGACCTGTTTTCACCTGAGATGCTATAttaccaatataaaaaaaaaaaccttcagatgACCTATCTTCTAATAGGTTTCTGAAACCATTACTGTAAATGATTGCAATAAGGCACAAAGTTCATTCCATCAGCAGTGTAGACATGTGGGACAGTACAGAGCAGTACTTGACTGGGCATGTTAACATTTACATTCCAACATACACAGCACGAGTCTGAAAACAAGACACTGGGAATCAAATGCTACAGACTTGTTCTTGCTTGTtaattttttcagaaaaaaaatacaaagaaacatttgGCATTTAAGTTAGCTCTCAGTTTTTGTTTACGTTCTTCAATAAAATCAACCAGTTTTGCAGCAGCATCAGTGATCATCATGGTAAAAGCAATTAGTTtggaatgttttgtattttaggtCACTTTATAAAAGGGATTTTAGCAAAATATtgggcaaaacaaaaacactggaaggGTTAGAAATGAGAATGACAGTGATTGTAAAGATGTGCTCAGTAAtggaaaaatgaacaaaataaatacacagtaacatgCAAGCAATGGCGAAGGCATAAGACAAAGTTGAATTTTCAGATGttttcatatgtttttatttttggcatgGCATTGAATAAACTTATACTGCAGTTCTGCAAGTCTTATGTTGTATAGTATCATGAACAACTCAAACATCCACCCTATGTTCATGCATGGATGGATGGCTGGACAGATTCTTCCATAGATTCCCAGATCCTGACCCTCAACAATGTGTATTAAAGAATATctgtaccaagtttcatcacaacagTATAAATGGTTTTCCAGGCAGCTGAGGTTAATCAGCTCTTAACTTTTCAAAATTTAATTCAGCTTTTTGTCAGGTCAGAATAATTCTTATCTTTTCATTGTATGCAAGTGTGTTGAAACTGCATTTGTCACAAATGAACAGAAGCATGGACATGCTGTACTCACCAGTACAAGTGTGCTTATCAGCAAGGTTATATCCAGAACGGCATGAGCAAGCATAACCTCCCAACTTGTTTGAACAAATGTGATTGCAGCCTCCATTTGTCTTATCACATTCATTTATATCTAATAAGAGAGACCATGAAAAGcaatcacaaaataaattaatggaTTTTTTCTGAATTGCATCAAAATCTACACAGAGGAATTATTCTGTTTTAAGAGATTTCTGGATATTTCTAGCAGCATTTTAAACAGTATGagattatgtataaaatacactggtCAGAACTAAAAGTTGTGTAGTGTGTAGTGGGAAAACTGTGTTCTTTTGGATGTGCTGATGAGTTGATTAACATTGCACTGAAAACATCTGAAGAGAAGTCCAAGTTTTGGGATCTGAAACCCCTGCTGGAATTAAAGCATGCGTGCCCCCTTTCCTCTCCAAACCGAATGCTTTAGACATACAAGACTAGCTTAAAACAGCTTATACTTTGTTTTCTCGTAAGAGGTTTTAAGCAGTTATTTAATGTAACTTGTCGGCTCAGTGGTTAGAGGGTTGACCTGTAGTACAGAAGGCAGTGGGCTCTTGCTTGAACACACACTTCCCCGCACCCCCCACCCCAAATGTTAATAGAtaacttgtgtaaaaaaaaaaaaaaaaaaaaaaaccacacacaaattACAATTCTAAATCCGATAGTCTAAACAGTTAACTCATGTGTTCTTTGTCTTCTTGTTTAAAATCActttgtgtgttgttttctgtttcagccatcacatcctggcaactttttaaAACTCTGAAGTTTAAAGCACTCCTGGAGCATCAGGGAAGCTCTTAAAACAAGTACAGCTGGTACCCAAGTGTGTAACCATTACacttgtccccctgcaacactctgccccaaGTGGATGTAAACAATACATCAGTATCGGTAAGAAATACCAAATACAGAGGAACAAATTTGGCATTTGTTGCATCTACttggggcagagtgttgcagggagacaggttaatggttacactcctGCATACCAACTGTACTTAGCaagatacttttgagagctttatGGAGGCCACATGAGTGCTTCTTTACTTAAAAATGTCACCAGAACATCACGtcttaaacagaaaacaatattcaATGTGATTCTAAAAAACAAGAAGCCATTCGTTTAGATAACAGATACTTTGCACTTGTACCAAGTTTATTTTCAAGGCTACTTACTCATGGAGTATTTCTTTTACATCAGAAAGGGCTTATTAGGCACATACTTTCAAAACTGCCCAAGGCTGTACCTTTTTGACATCGATCCCCTGTCCAACCTGGGAAGCAATGACAAGTAAAGGCTCCCTGTTTGTCTTCACATCTTACAGTCCCATCTGGATTGCATGGTGAAGGAGAACACTGATCAGGAATATCTGAAAAATTAAACACAACAGAAGAGTGTATTGGAGCTGGGTCTGATAACAAGCAACATAGAACAGAAAAAAGTGCAAATGATGTTGATCCATTAGTTAAAACTGGATGTTAGAGCATTCTACGAAGAAAATAAAAGGATATCTTAGTGTAACGTGAGTGCCATACCAAAACAATGTGGCTACATACaagaatgtcattttttatttataacatttcaTGAAGTGAACTGGCCATTAAGTCAATTAGTCTATTGAGTCATTGAAGCATGCAGCCTTGAAACTTCTTGGATATCACTTCGCTTCATTTCTGGCGCAAACTCTGACCCAAATACTTTCACATGCAATTGGAACAGTTTGCATTTTACAGACAAAATTGTGTTCTCTTAATTTTATAATGTCTGTAATGTAAACACATGGTTGTGACCACCTTAACATGCAAAACGTAACTGTCTAAAACATACTTCCCATGATTATATAATCACTTCCACTGTTTCTTGGAATTCATTCAAGATACAAATCATTTTCTTGACCAAACaataaatgaaggaaaaaaacaaaacaaaacaaaaaaattacaggaaccaGTGAGGAAACAAGATAATCAATTACTGTTGACAGGAACGCAAAACACAAGCCCAGTACaataaacatgataaacattCCTGAATCAAAACGGATTCCTACTGCAATTCAAGTGCCAAATACTGTACTGACTCTTATAAAGCTGACTAGCACACATACTTCACAAACTAGCCCCAACTTGTGCACTGTTATGCAACGAGTTGTTTTTGCAAACTTGATATTTTTGATGTACTGAAACATATGGCAGTTTTTGGCTCTAATGGAAAACACAGGCAACAGAATGAGTTTGACAGCTGCTAGTGCTGTGCTACTTGGATTGTTAACAGCTGAGGAAGAGGATTCTGGGTTTCATAAGCAAATGCAAGAAAGCGAACACAAGAGGTTGAGATACCTGAATAATAAAGACAGATATTGAAAATCTGTAAAGGGATTTTTAAATTTTCAATGTATGGACATGGCAGGAAACAGCGATTCACAAGCCGCACAGCTCAATAGTGCATACACATTACTGTGCTAGTGTGAACAGGATTTCACACTGATTACCCTTGTAATCAGTTGTAATCTGAATGCTTAATTATGAAAAAAGTGATATGCAAGGTTGTATTTTGTTTAGTCACTAGGGAAGCAATATAAGGTTTAAACATTTTGGATGCTGAACATTCAAGCCACTGTGTTTTTGTACCagccaattgtatttttaaatatacttgtgATTGGCttctttaaattcatttttcatttgctAGCATGCAGTAgatttaattgtatgtaaatgcagAAACAGCACAACAACTTGGAAGCTAGTACAAGAAGCATGTCCCTGTAAGTTAGACTGGCCTCATCACAATCGAACGAGCAGTTCTTCAGATACAACTAAGAATGCAAGTGTTACCTAGTGGATCTCCATTGTACCCCTGTTGCAGGGGATATGCATAAGTACTTTCAATGTTTACTGAACATTAATTAACCttaatagtttaaaaacacactgaattATTCTTTATATAATAGCTGAATTATTCTTTATATTTGTAACAGCAGCATTGTTGCTGGATGAAGGTACTGTGTAACTGTTAGCAGAAGCAGGTTGATTATAAAACCGCCGCTACTTACTGTGCACACAAGTGACGAGATCAGGATTCCGGTTTTGCGGTTGTCCAAATTTCTGAATGCAATCTTCACCgggatgaaaatgtaaaaaaaatgaaatacaaataaaaaaaaaaagatagtacaTTGTCAGACATATAGGGAATCAATGATACATAATTTCACTATTCCCCCAAAATGTCTTCTTGCAGAAATCTGGAGGGTATTACATGATATCCTTATATGTAAACACAGATTAAATGTGCTCTATTGCTAGtcattataataaaattaatgaaaacaatCTGATTTCACAGTTTACAGTTTGTCTATTGCACTGACAAATTAATACAAAACTTACCTAAATACTTTGGGTAAAAATAatcctgcagaaaaaaacaagaaaacactaTTAGTTTGTTGGCTGTAATCGTTTATCCATTGCATTAGAAACAGTCATCCGTGTGAACATTCTGTAACCGAGGATGAAATGACCACCCTGTTGTCAAACATTTTTCTCAGTTTGCCTTTATCAATTCTTCAATTTACCATTCAATATTAAGCGGAGACAGAATAAAACCATTTACTCTGTGGTTTGGAGGGTCCGGTAATTAAAGAGTAATTAGCaaggttccaaaaaatatagcgttacacgtccccacatttaaataacatacctttgtttttctttttattgttaacatcctaatAGCTTTTTAGggttataactttaaagtctgtttcaaagctcttgtcaaaatgtctgctctagtgcactgatattgtaaggattattacccacactgtcaaacaggtaacacagcaataacgagcCATGATGTGGTGCAGAACAGAAAATCCAGAGCatttgttcttatgttttttttttgttttgttttttccctcagCAGTGACTTTACACCTCAAACCCCATTGCACTAGGACGGGCATTTTGGAAAAAGCTTTGAAACTGAGTTTCCATTTTTAAGTATAAAAGGTTGCAAGCAtgttgacaatgaaaaaaaaaattatctgctGACTTTTGAAGGAGCTGGCCTGCCCTGGTCCCTAATACCTCATTGCCATGCACCACTCAGCCCAGGTTGAAAAATCCTGCTCCCTTGATACTGTGATTCCATGTCAATTCAGCCGACCCGCATTGGCTGCCAATCATAACACTGACCAATGAAGTGGTGAATGggtgtaaatatttaattgtgcgtttatttatttatttttgtggggggggggggggggggggggggtaaagctCTAGAATTGTTAGATTACCGGAAAGCAAAGCAATAGCGTctgacctttcagttttgtaaacaaatgaatGTGACCTTAGCCGCACAGCTTGCTGAGAACGGAGTCTTTTCACCCAACTTTGTTGACTATCAACGGGGCTCCGATTGGGGGTTAAACGATGTTTAAACTAATAGAAATCTCAGAACAGGGTCCAGTGCAAACATCAGCCCTGCACGTTAATacagcgcatatatatatatttatatatatatatatatatatatatatatatatatatatatatatatatatatatatacactatatatatatatatatatatatatatatatatatatatatatatatatatatatatatatatatatatatatatatatatatacatacatatatatatatatatatatatatatatatatatatatatatatatatatatatatatatatggtaatttTTGAAATTGGAACATGGtgaaatctaattttaaaaaacactgaagtGTTACTCATTAAATGTCAAATGTTTGCTGGGTGTTACTGTATGTGAGGGTCGAAACCTGGTTGGAAAATGTAACCAgtatataaacagattaaacaTAACTAAGAGTTCTGAAATGTCTCTGTAGGTACGTGTCTTTCTTTATGTCCCAGTTTtagacagacacacacctgcACTAGCTAGTATCATACAGTGCAGATATGGAAAACATCAACTGTCTGaccataaaataaaccaaaatatgcATGGCAGGAAAGTGTAACATCTCTGTGGCCAACCCTAAATGTATAATGTCACCTTGGATcgctcagatttaaaaaaataaaaaaagaggattGTATACATACAACGGCCGTCTGAAGGTCACCTGCACCTAACCTCCAGCAAAAGCAGaacagttaatatatatatatatatatatatatatatatatatataatatatatatatatatatatatatatattatatatattaatctatgtgtgtgtgtgtgtgtgtgttacatcaTTACAGTTTAATACGCTGGTATACTgtaggagaaaggaaaaaaaaacaaaaacatatgatTCAATATCATTTCAAGCTCGACACCCAATCAAAAACtcgcaaaaataataaataaaatatgtattttttaaaaatcactgacAGTAACTGCTTGGTAGCTGCATGTGTGTGGGCAGATGCTAACCAATTAATATTTCATAGAAATAATTTAACGCTTAAAATGGGAGGTTTGTTTTGGTTAGGACTAGGAATAAAACTAAATGCAGATAATGGTGCAAAACTAATCACCAGTCTGTATACTTTGAATTAATAACCTTTGGAAATGTAATTCCTCTTTTATTAAGTGATGGCGTTGGCCTGTCAAATGACAACAAGCCAACGTAaatgggaaaacaaaaacaaaaaaaaaaactttaattacaatgacagagaaaaataaaataatacatcctTACAGTCTCTGGGTTATTCTCGAACACCTCCCTGGCCTCTTCCCGGCTGCACTGCTCTTCCACACATTCTCTCTCCAAATGGCCCTGTTTTGTCTCCTCAAAAACCTGATATGCCCGTCTCTGTCTCCGGAGAAACTGGGAAGCTTCTTTCGGAGACAATgcaactacaaaaaaagaaataaataaaataaaaaataaaataatatcagcAAGTAATGCGTGTTGAAAAATGTCGTTACAACGTAGCTTCccacttcaaaaacaaaataatgtatttaagtttGCTAAACGGTGTGAcgaaaccatcatgaaaaa
The Polyodon spathula isolate WHYD16114869_AA chromosome 9, ASM1765450v1, whole genome shotgun sequence genome window above contains:
- the LOC121320886 gene encoding growth arrest-specific protein 6-like, with protein sequence MPTLVKIIVAFVPFLLFSGSSQFALSPKEASQFLRRQRRAYQVFEETKQGHLERECVEEQCSREEAREVFENNPETDYFYPKYLDCIQKFGQPQNRNPDLVTCVHNIPDQCSPSPCNPDGTVRCEDKQGAFTCHCFPGWTGDRCQKDINECDKTNGGCNHICSNKLGGYACSCRSGYNLADKHTCTDTDECTVSPDVCGTAQCLNSIGSFECLCDGGYVYDNITKSCLDVDECESKPCAGFCVNTLGSYQCYCNGRNGVKLAADLTSCESIEPCVSLNTRRSVKSLYLGRMFSGAPVIRLRFRRKQHIGFTAEFDFRTFDSEGVIFFTGGHLNSSWIVLAINQGKLELQLKYGEVRRVTSSGPLVNNGLWHRVSVEEQGRSLIIKINREAVMKIAVNGDLFSLKKGLHELNLTVGGVPFKGEELVNPLNPRLDGCIRDWSWLNGEDTSIQETIKFNEKMQCFSVTGSGSFYPGNGFALLNVSYSVPEGDWAVNVLINIRPSASPGVLFALVSGEDVPLSLALTDYHPAKKVRTQHVVLAVGAVIVSSVGVAVCDADTHSVSITVRKDLISLEVDGMAGQSEFNSPELEQHITNLGTDLQGSVNTYLGGVPDVPVFSTAVSAFYRGCMDVHINGKEVDLDEAVLKHSDIRSHSCPPAESGQIL